From a single Bufo gargarizans isolate SCDJY-AF-19 unplaced genomic scaffold, ASM1485885v1 original_scaffold_2143_pilon, whole genome shotgun sequence genomic region:
- the LOC122924006 gene encoding uncharacterized protein LOC122924006 isoform X1, whose translation MQNTGNNTLTVNPQCSYKEDDTHSLPRIKSRYTTLSRAFSQTNLTSASADSARSKRTSSRRSGITSLSSASDKATKARAKAEAACAMASYAEQEAELMREQAKSESEALKKKAEVEASLHLLKQQKNAAAALAEAEVFTRAAEAQFDGIEKQMSSHSAIQRTREYVQSQATMYTDQQYNDAPRSSLTPPAISNFDTTQHCKTKSESQCGKSSGRMLRDQSANPPRVQTDARVLPPQANTSLDYSRKTYNRREQPPKQSGFRQAPHQPYQPQPYPEFTPEKYSPDATSAIEVAKFLMHREIVGAGLMKFDDRPENYWAWKSSFLSGTQNLNLTEKEKLDQLVRWLGPESTEQAQRIRSVHVHDAAAGLAMVWQRLEQCYGSPEVIEDALLKRIENYPRITNKDYQKLRGLGDLLLEIEAAKSSGYLPGLSYLDTARGVEPIIEKLPYNLQERWVAQASRYKKDHHVAFPPFAFFAEFIEDQAEIRNDPSFAFLNKRTASFPKVEQKPPGLYKERRATVSVRKTEVPPESAANQEDNTRKKVEESDKICPIHNKPHPLRKCRSFRSKTLEERKAYLKDNRICFRCCASIQHLAKDCTKTIQCTECNSDKHLSALHPGPPPWKQEVQATQEDHGGEQGESATPAVSSKCTEICTEQGRSRSCSKICLVKVYPAGFREKAIKMYTVMDEQSNRSLAKTEFFDLFGDKGSPTPYTLKTCSGVVETIGRRANNYIIESLDGKTKVTLPTLIECDEIPDDRSEIPTPEVARHHPHLVRIADQIPALDPDAAITLLLGRDILRLHKVREQYNGPHNAPFAQRLDLGWVIVGEVCLDGLHKPSKVNVYRTHLLQNGRTSCLCPCTNSLHIKERLDNPTHHRSIQRCMEDLASTGNTDELGCKVFERTRDDDKPAPSVEDTLFLEIMDREVYRDKSGSWVAPLPFRSPRHRLPVNKVQAEKRFSLLQRTLQRKPDMKKHFQAFMQKIFDNEHAERAPPLQENQEHWYLPIFGVYHPQKPGQIRVVFDSSAKHEGISLNDVLLSGPDLNNTLLGVLIRFRKELVAVTADVQQMFYCFFVREDHRDYLRFLWYADNDFNKDIIEYRMKVHVFGNSPSPAVAIYNLKRAAQQGERHGQEAKQFVMKNFYVDDGLASFSSNEEAINVLKSTKEMLAESNIRLNKVASNSYRVMEAFPMEDRAKDLKDLDLGTESPPLQRSLGLSWDLKTDSFTFRVSREEKPFTKRGVLSTVNSLYDPLGFVAPIIMQGKAFLRQITTEQEQIDWDVLLPDEKRMQWKVWKDSLLELEQLYISRPYVFVSLSATKRRELCVFSDASTMAIAAVTYLRVIDTEGQSHVGFIMGKSKLAPRPAHTVPRLELCAAVLAVEMADMITTELDIEIHAVNFYTDSKIVLGYIHNSSKRFYTYVTNRVTRIRKSTSPDQWHYISTDKNPADHGTRLVSAAVLKQTNWFVGPSFLGKPEIKETTQVETFQLIEPDQDKEVRPQVAVCKTLVTKDSLGAHRFERFSRWKSLTRAIGKLICLARYSSRATNTDQRSNDHLEQAKVAIIKCVQQEVFKEEIQSLLKKEEISRHSSLKKLNPILDEDGVLRIGGRLSAADMTIQEKHPFIIPKNHHIALLLVRHYHEQVAHQGRHFTEGAVRSAGLWIIGGKRLVSSVISQCVTCKKIRGKLEVQKMSNLPADRLASDPPFTHVGLDVFGPWNISSRKTRGGSAESKRWAVLFSCLSTRAVHIEVIESLSTSSFINALRRFFSIRGPAKLIRSDRGTNFIGACKELKIISTDSETGSYLQDQGCTWTFNPPHASHMGGAWERMIGVARRILDAMLLKVGSTRLTHEALTTLMAEVVAIMNARPLVPVSTDPEMPSVLTPAMLLTQKMEPVTAPTGDFDLKDLYTKQWRQVQSLADIFWKRWRQEYLVTLQPRKKWQDDKPNLQVGDIVLLKDTQAHRNEWPIGLIVGTDPSGDARVRKVEVRIVRQGIPKVYARPISEVVLLLSKG comes from the coding sequence ATGCAGAACACAGGGAACAACACTCTGACAGTTAACCCTCAATGCTCCTATAAGGAAGATGACACACACAGCTTGCCAAGAATCAAGTCTAGATACACAACACTGTCTAGAGCATTCAGTCAAACAAATCTGACTTCAGCTAGCGCCGATTCAGCAAGATCTAAGCGTACTAGTTCTAGACGTTCAGGCATCACCAGTCTGTCATCGGCTAGCGACAAAGCGACTAAAGCAAGAGCAAAAGCAGAGGCAGCTTGCGCCATGGCTTCTTATGCGGAGCAGGAAGCTGAATTGATGAGAGAGCAAGCAAAAAGTGAATCTGAAGCACTTAAAAAGAAAGCAGAAGTGGAAGCATCTTTACACTTACTCAAACAGCAGAAAAACGCAGCAGCAGCCTTAGCCGAGGCAGAAGTTTTCACAAGGGCTGCTGAAGCTCAGTTTGATGGCATAGAAAAACAGATGTCATCCCACAGCGCAATCCAACGCACCCGTGAGTACGTACAGTCACAAGCAACCATGTACACTGACCAGCAGTACAATGATGCACCTAGGTCTTCATTGACTCCACCAGCAATCAGCAACTTTGATACTACGCAACATTGCAAGACTAAATCAGAATCTCAGTGTGGGAAGTCAAGCGGTCGCATGCTTAGAGACCAATCTGCCAACCCTCCAAGAGTTCAAACGGATGCTCGCGTACTCCCTCCTCAAGCAAATACAAGTCTGGATTATAGCAGAAAGACTTACAACAGACGAGAACAACCACCTAAACAAAGTGGATTCAGACAAGCGCCTCATCAGCCTTACCAGCCGCAACCATACCCTGAGTTTACACCCGAGAAGTATTCGCCAGACGCAACAAGTGCTATAGAAGTGGCAAAATTCCTGATGCACCGTGAGATAGTGGGCGCTGGTCTCATGAAATTCGATGACCGTCCAGAAAACTACTGGGCCTGGAAATCATCTTTCCTGAGCGGTACCCAAAACTTAAACCTGACAGAGAAAGAAAAGCTTGACCAGCTTGTCAGATGGCTAGGACCAGAGTCCACTGAGCAAGCCCAAAGGATCAGATCAGTACACGTTCATGACGCAGCAGCAGGACTTGCAATGGTGTGGCAGAGACTAGAACAATGCTATGGATCACCTGAAGTGATCGAGGATGCTCTTCTGAAAAGGATAGAAAACTATCCAAGAATAACAAATAAGGATTACCAAAAGCTGAGAGGTTTGGGAGACCTACTCTTAGAAATAGAAGCCGCTAAGTCTAGTGGATATCTGCCAGGTCTCTCATATCTGGATACAGCACGTGGAGTTGAGCCCATAATCGAGAAACTTCCTTACAACTTGCAAGAAAGGTGGGTAGCTCAAGCTTCAAGATACAAGAAAGATCATCATGTTGCATTTCCACCATTCGCCTTCTTCGCTGAATTCATAGAAGACCAAGCTGAAATACGCAATGACCCAAGCTTTGCTTTCCTGAACAAGAGAACGGCAAGCTTCCCAAAGGTAGAGCAGAAACCTCCAGGGCTTTACAAAGAACGCAGAGCAACAGTTTCTGTAAGGAAGACAGAAGTTCCGCCTGAATCTGCAGCTAATCAGGAAGACAACACAAGGAAGAAAGTTGAGGAGTCAGACAAAATATGTCCTATCCACAATAAGCCTCATCCACTAAGAAAATGTCGCAGTTTCAGAAGTAAGACGTTAGAAGAGCGCAAAGCTTATCTTAAAGACAATCGCATTTGTTTCAGATGCTGCGCTTCAATTCAGCATCTTGCAAAAGACTGTACAAAAACAATACAATGCACAGAGTGTAACAGTGACAAACACTTGTCAGCACTGCACCCGGGACCaccaccatggaaacaagaagttcAAGCAACTCAAGAAGATCATGGTGGGGAGCAAGGAGAGAGTGCAACGCCAGCAGTAAGCTCAAAGTGCACTGAGATCTGTACAGAGCAGGGCCGCTCAAGATCGTGCTCCAAGATATGCTTAGTCAAGGTGTATCCAGCAGGTTTTAGAGAAAAAGCAATCAAGATGTACACAGTCATGGATGAACAGAGTAACAGATCTCTGGCAAAAACAGAATTCTTTGACCTCTTCGGTGACAAAGGAAGTCCAACTCCATACACCTTGAAGACTTGTTCTGGAGTTGTAGAGACAATAGGGAGAAGAGCAAATAACTACATCATCGAGTCTTTAGATGGAAAGACAAAGGTGACTCTACCTACCCTGATAGAATGCGATGAGATACCAGACGACAGGTCAGAGATACCCACACCTGAAGTTGCTCGTCATCACCCTcatctggtgcgaatagcagaccAAATACCAGCACTAGATCCAGATGCTGCAATCACCCTTCTACTTGGGAGAGATATTCTCAGATTGCACAAAGTCAGAGAACAGTACAATGGGCCACACAATGCACCATTTGCACAACGCCTTGATCTCGGATGGGTCATCGTTGGAGAAGTATGTCTAGACGGACTGCACAAACCATCAAAGGTAAATGTCTACAGAACACATCTGTTGCAGAATGGTCGTACGTCTTGTCTTTGCCCATGTACCAACAGTCTACACATTAAAGAGAGATTAGATAACCCAACACATCATCGGAGTATCCAGAGGTGCATGGAAGACTTAGCCTCAACTGGAAATACAGATGAACTGGGTTGTAAGGTGTTTGAAAGAACACGAGACGACGACAAGCCAGCACCCTCGGTAGAAGATACCCTCTTCCTCGAGATCATGGACAGAGAAGTCTACAGAGACAAGTCAGGCAGCTGGGTAGCCCCTCTACCCTTCCGGTCACCACGCCATCGCCTTCCTGTCAACAAGGTACAAGCAGAGAAACGCTTCAGTTTGTTGCAGCGCACTCTACAAAGAAAGCCAGATATGAAGAAACACTTCCAAGCCTTCATGCAAAAGATTTTTGACAACGAGCATGCAGAAAGGGCACCACCACTACAAGAAAACCAAGAACACTGGTACTTACCAATATTTGGAGTGTATCATCCTCAAAAACCAGGTCAGATACGTGTAGTATTTGACTCTAGTGCGAAGCACGAAGGCATCTCACTAAATGACGTCCTTCTCAGCGGACCTGACCTGAACAACACACTCCTTGGAGTACTCATCAGGTTCAGGAAAGAACTTGTAGCAGTAACAGCAGATGTACAACAGATGTTCTACTGTTTCTTCGTTCGAGAAGATCACCGAGACTACTTAAGGTTCCTGTGGTATGCAGACAATGACTTTAACAAAGACATCATAGAGTACAGGATGAAGGTACATGTGTTTGGAaacagcccttccccagctgtaGCTATCTACAACCTGAAACGAGCAGCACAGCAAGGTGAAAGACATGGTCAAGAAGCCAAACAGTTCGTCATGAAGAACTTTTACGTGGACGATGGACTTGCTTCTTTCTCCAGCAACGAAGAAGCTATTAACGTCTTGAAAAGTACAAAAGAAATGTTGGCAGAATCCAACATAAGATTGAACAAGGTAGCTTCCAACAGCTACAGAGTCATGGAAGCATTTCCAATGGAAGACCGTGCTAAAGACCTCAAAGACTTAGATCTAGGAACAGAATCACCACCCTTGCAAAGAAGTCTTGGGCTTAGTTGGGACTTAAAGACTGACAGTTTCACCTTCAGGGTCTCCAGAGAAGAGAAACCATTCACAAAAAGAGGTGTCCTATCTACAGTCAACAGTCTTTATGACCCCCTGGGATTCGTAGCACCAATCATCATGCAAGGCAAAGCTTTTTTGAGACAGATCACTACTGAGCAGGAACAAATTGACTGGGACGTACTTCTTCCTGACGAGAAGCGAATGCAGTGGAAGGTGTGGAAAGACTCATTGTTAGAGCTTGAACAACTCTACATTTCAAGACCGTACGTATTTGTTTCCTTGTCTGCTACAAAGAGGAGAGAATTATGCGTATTCTCTGACGCTTCCACTATGGCTATTGCAGCTGTAACTTACCTCAGGGTAATAGACACTGAGGGACAAAGCCATGTTGGGTTCATCATGGGAAAATCTAAACTAGCTCCCAGACCTGCTCACACTGTCCCACGTCTAGAACTTTGTGCTGCTGTCTTAGCGGTAGAGATGGCAGACATGATTACGACTGAACTGGACATTGAGATCCATGCAGTGAACTTTTATACGGACAGCAAGATTGTGTTAGGATATATTCACAACTCTTCAAAAAGATTTTACACATACGTGACCAACAGAGTGACACGTATCAGAAAGTCTACAAGTCCAGATCAGTGGCATTACATCAGCACGGACAAGAACCCAGCGGATCATGGGACAAGATTGGTGTCAGCCGCTGTACTCAAGCAAACTAACTGGTTCGTAGGTCCATCGTTTCTTGGTAAGCCAGAAATCAAAGAGACTACTCAGGTAGAGACCTTTCAGCTCATAGAACCAGATCAAGACAAAGAGGTAAGACCTCAAGTTGCAGTTTGCAAGACTTTAGTTACCAAAGACAGTCTGGGCGCCCATAGATTTGAAAGGTTTTCTAGATGGAAGTCACTGACTCGTGCAATCGGAAAACTTATCTGTCTAGCCAGATACTCCTCCAGAGCTACTAATACTGATCAACGTAGCAACGACCATCTTGAACAAGCCAAGGTCGCGATCATCAAATGCGTCCAGCAGGAAGTCTTTAAAGAAGAAATTCAAAGCCTTCTGAAAAAGGAAGAGATTTCTCGACACAGTTCGCTCAAGAAGTTGAACCCTATCCTCGACGAAGACGGAGTACTAAGAATTGGAGGTCGTTTGTCGGCAGCGGATATGACTATCCAAGAGAAACATCCCTTCATCATACCTAAGAATCATCACATCGCTCTTCTTCTGGTAAGACACTATCACGAGCAAGTTGCACATCAAGGACGACACTTCACTGAAGGAGCAGTAcggtcagcaggattgtggatcaTAGGAGGTAAGAGACTAGTCTCCAGCGTGATCAGCCAATGCGTTACCTGTAAGAAGATTAGAGGGAAACTTGAGGTTCAAAAGATGTCAAACTTACCTGCAGACAGACTTGCTTCAGATCCTCCGTTCACTCACGTAGGTCTAGACGTTTTTGGACCATGGAACATCTCTTCTCGCAAGACTAGAGGAGGCAGTGCCGAAAGTAAACGCTGGGCTGTTCTGTTCTCTTGCTTGAGTACTAGAGCAGTTCATATTGAAGTGATTGAATCTTTATCCACTTCAAGTTTCATCAATGCCTTGAGAAGATTCTTCTCTATCAGAGGGCCAGCGAAATTGATTCGTTCAGACCGCGGCACAAACTTTATTGGGGCCTGCAAGGAGTTGAAAATCATCTCTACAGACTCTGAAACAGGTTCCTATCTTCAAGATCAAGGATGCACTTGGACTTTTAATCCTCCACACGCATCGCATATGGGAGGAGCATGGGAGAGGATGATTGGAGTAGCTCGTCGTATTCTGGATGCCATGCTCCTGAAGGTTGGGTCTACTCGCCTCACTCATGAAGCTTTGACTACACTAATGGCTGAAGTCGTGGCCATTATGAACGCCAGACCTTTGGTTCCAGTGTCTACAGATCCAGAGATGCCATCAGTCTTGACACCCGCAATGCTGCTGACCCAGAAGATGGAACCAGTGACAGCTCCCACTGGAGACTTTGACCTCAAGGACTTGTATACTAAGCAATGGAGACAAGTTCAAAGCCTTGCGGACATTTTCTGGAAGAGGTGGAGACAGGAATACCTGGTGACACTCCAGCCTCGCAAGAAATGGCAAGATGACAAACCCAACTTACAAGTTGGAGACATTGTCTTATTAAAAGACACTCAGGCCCACAGGAACGAATGGCCTATTGGACTCATTGTGGGGACTGATCCTAGTGGTGATGCTAGAgttagaaaagttgaagttagaaTTGTTAGACAGGGCATTCCCAAGGTGTATGCTAGGCCAATTTCTGAAGTAGTTTTACTTCTGTCCAAAGGTTAG